The following coding sequences are from one Rutidosis leptorrhynchoides isolate AG116_Rl617_1_P2 chromosome 11, CSIRO_AGI_Rlap_v1, whole genome shotgun sequence window:
- the LOC139877460 gene encoding uncharacterized protein has product MAQILAINHSISSKTLPIAPSSTQSITLTKSQRTNHSWNSLQRNLKSNGRIYCLFSDNRSKDQAKKALESALGGKKMEFEKWDKEIKKREETGGGSDGGGGWWRKWFGGGGDGEHFWHEAQQVAITLLVLFVMFMILAKGDVLFAVVINPLLFALRGPRNGLRYITNRIRRTISPSTAANSVPNQETYVRSSAKESVVSKWAS; this is encoded by the exons ATGGCTCAAATATTAGCCATAAATCATTCAATTTCATCCAAAACCCTACCAATTGCACCATCATCTACTCAGTCAATCACTTTGACTAAAAGTCAACGCACAAATCATAGCTGGAATTCGCTACAACGTAACCTAAAATCCAATGGACGAATTTACTGTTTATTCTCTGATAATCGCAGCAAG GACCAAGCCAAAAAGGCCCTAGAAAGTGCACTTGGCGGCAAGAAAATGGAGTTTGAAAAATGGGACAAGGAAATAAAGAAGAGAGAGGAGACAGGTGGCGGCAGCGATGGTGGTGGAGGGTGGTGGCGCAAATGGTTTGGCGGCGGCGGTGATGGTGAGCATTTCTGGCATGAAGCACAGCAAGTTGCCATTACCCTGTTGGTACTTTTTGTTATG TTTATGATACTTGCAAAAGGCGATGTTCTGTTCGCAGTTGTTATCAATCCCTTGTTGTTTGCTTTACGTGGCCCACGAAATGGGTTGCGTTACATAACAAACAGAATTCGCAGAACAATATCGCCGTCTACTGCTGCTAATAGTGTTCCTAACCAAGAAACATATGTCCGTAGTTCAGCTAAGGAATCCGTTGTTAGCAAATGGGCAAGTTGA
- the LOC139877034 gene encoding alkaline ceramidase-like has product MADGISSFWGPVTSSHEWCEKNYVYSSYIAEFYNTISNIPCILLALIGLLSSLLQRFEKRFSVLHLSNMALAIGSMMYHATLQHVQQQSDETPMVWEMLLYIYILYSPDWHYRSTMPTFLFLYGVSFAALHSVIRFDIGFKVHYVMLCLLCIPRVYKYYIYTQDTSAKRLAKFYVATLLLGSLCWLVDRFCCSQISSWPVNPQGHALWHVLMGFNSYFANTFLMFCRAQQREWSPKVVRFLGFLPYVKIEKQKTQ; this is encoded by the exons ATGGCAGATGGTATATCAAGTTTTTGGGGTCCGGTTACATCGTCCCATGAATGGTGTGAGAAAAACTATGTTTATTCTTCTTACATTGCTGAGTTTTACAACACCATATCGAATATTCCATGCATTCTTTTGGCACTCATCGGGCTACTAAGTTCGCTGCTACAACGTTTTGAGAAGAGATTTAGTGTTCTGCATTTGTCAAATATGGCACTTGCTATTGGAAGCATGATGTATCATGCCACATTACAACACGT GCAACAACAAAGTGACGAAACTCCAATGGTGTGGGAAATGCTTCTTTACATATATATCCTCTACTCACCCGATTGGCACTATCGTAGCACCATGCCCACGTTCCTCTTCCTCTACGGCGTCTCGTTTGCCGCTCTTCATTCCGTAATCCGTTTCGATATTGGCTTCAAAGTTCATTACGTGATGCTATGCCTATTGTGCATTCCTCGGGTGTACAAATATTACATATATACACAAGATACATCCGCCAAAAGACTTGCGAAATTTTACGTGGCTACTCTTCTTCTTGGTAGTTTGTGTTGGTTAGTTGACCGATTTTGTTGCAGTCAAATATCTAGTTGGCCAGTCAACCCGCAAGGTCACGCCTTATGGCATGTCCTCATGGGATTCAATTCTTACTTTGCAAACACTTTCTTGATGTTTTGTCGTGCTCAACAAAGAGAGTGGAGCCCAAAAGTTGTTCGGTTTTTGGGATTTCTTCCGTACGTGAAGATAGAGAAACAAAAGACACAATAA